From the Alkalibacter rhizosphaerae genome, one window contains:
- the murB gene encoding UDP-N-acetylmuramate dehydrogenase, with product MNIEYMKMEFENFLQPEQIVIHAPMKKHTSFKAGGDADFLLTPETEKQIGHIIEVCKRNNVSYYIMGNGSNLLVRDGGYRGVIIKLASNFSKCVLLGETLECQSGVLLSRLAKIAYENELEGLAFASGIPGTLGGAITMNAGAYGGEIKDVLHSARGIDMDGNIHELVNGELELGYRTSAVQRKNLVVLSGVLHLKQGNKKSIKVMMDDFDARRKSKQPLELPSAGSTFKRPVGHFAGKLIEDCHLKGHAIGGAQVSTKHCGFIVNIGQATAKDILQLIEHVQETVKDTFQVEMETEVKIIGED from the coding sequence ATGAATATAGAATATATGAAAATGGAATTTGAGAATTTTTTGCAGCCGGAACAGATCGTCATCCACGCTCCCATGAAAAAGCATACATCGTTCAAGGCAGGTGGCGACGCGGATTTTTTGCTGACGCCGGAAACGGAAAAACAGATCGGCCACATCATCGAAGTTTGCAAAAGGAACAATGTCTCCTATTATATCATGGGCAACGGCAGCAATCTCCTTGTCCGGGATGGAGGCTATCGGGGAGTCATCATCAAACTGGCTTCCAATTTCAGCAAATGCGTCCTTCTTGGGGAAACCCTGGAATGTCAAAGCGGCGTATTGCTGTCCCGCCTGGCCAAGATCGCCTATGAAAACGAACTGGAGGGACTGGCCTTTGCATCGGGGATCCCCGGGACCCTGGGTGGAGCCATCACCATGAACGCCGGAGCCTATGGCGGAGAGATCAAGGATGTATTGCACAGTGCCAGGGGCATCGACATGGATGGAAACATCCACGAATTGGTCAACGGCGAGCTGGAACTGGGGTACCGCACCAGCGCGGTCCAACGAAAAAATCTGGTGGTCCTCTCCGGAGTGCTGCACCTGAAACAGGGCAACAAGAAATCCATCAAGGTCATGATGGACGACTTCGATGCCCGGAGAAAGTCAAAGCAACCCTTGGAACTACCCAGTGCAGGCAGCACCTTCAAGCGTCCAGTCGGACACTTTGCCGGAAAACTCATCGAGGATTGCCATTTGAAGGGTCACGCCATCGGGGGAGCACAGGTGAGCACCAAACACTGCGGATTCATCGTCAACATCGGCCAAGCTACTGCAAAAGACATTCTTCAGCTGATCGAGCACGTACAGGAAACGGTGAAGGATACCTTCCAAGTAGAGATGGAGACGGAAGTGAAGATCATCGGAGAAGATTGA
- a CDS encoding PHP domain-containing protein: protein MKITGDLHTHTTYSHGKGSMEDNVRQALELGLKKIAITDHGSGHLFYGVKKENWKRMRKEADDLQKKYPSIKIELGVEANIISTDGTIDVDKELFQLLDVVNVGYHYGVGVKKISDIFGFYILNLLAKGFPALRGKARRVNTKALLLAMDRYKIRMITHPGAKVPVDMAQIAQKAAKKKVLLEINAHHGHLTAKDVKIAMEYPVKFAINSDAHESRHVGMVEEGIKIAQEAGLDPKRIMNVEGDGTK from the coding sequence ATGAAAATTACTGGGGATCTACATACCCATACCACATATAGCCATGGAAAGGGATCCATGGAGGACAATGTTCGCCAGGCCCTGGAGCTGGGACTGAAGAAGATCGCCATAACGGACCACGGAAGCGGTCATTTGTTTTACGGCGTCAAGAAGGAAAACTGGAAGCGGATGCGCAAGGAAGCGGACGATCTTCAAAAGAAATATCCCTCCATCAAGATCGAGTTGGGGGTGGAAGCAAACATCATATCAACGGACGGGACCATTGATGTGGACAAAGAACTCTTCCAACTGTTGGATGTGGTCAACGTGGGGTATCATTATGGTGTCGGAGTAAAAAAAATTTCCGACATATTCGGGTTTTATATCTTGAATCTATTGGCAAAAGGATTTCCCGCTCTTCGAGGAAAAGCCAGAAGGGTCAACACCAAAGCCTTGCTGCTGGCCATGGACCGCTATAAGATCCGCATGATCACCCATCCGGGGGCAAAGGTGCCGGTGGATATGGCCCAAATCGCCCAAAAGGCGGCAAAGAAAAAAGTATTGCTGGAGATCAATGCCCACCATGGTCATCTGACGGCAAAAGATGTGAAGATCGCCATGGAATACCCGGTGAAATTCGCCATCAACAGCGATGCCCATGAAAGCAGGCATGTGGGAATGGTGGAAGAAGGGATCAAGATCGCCCAGGAAGCCGGCTTGGATCCAAAGAGGATCATGAATGTGGAAGGGGATGGGACAAAATGA
- the rapZ gene encoding RNase adapter RapZ, which produces MRFVIITGLSGAGKSNTIRAFEDWGFFCVDNLPPKLVPTFAELCSRSDNNIENVAVGVDSRGGVFFDDFEQVLLEMRERKFKFDLLFLEAHDNVLVTRYKESRRKHPLATESRISVAMELEREKLEKIRAMADHIIDTSSLAVKELKEELEKIYLQDMPTSGMLINVVSFGYKYGIPMDADLLFDVRFLPNPFYDEHLRALTGNDKPVQDFVLHFEQTQAFVEKLMDLLEYTIPYYEEEGKAQLVVAIGCTGGQHRSVTLVNHIQELLQKNGHWVVIDHRDIRKHLSEGEK; this is translated from the coding sequence ATGAGATTTGTGATAATCACCGGATTGTCTGGAGCCGGAAAAAGCAATACCATACGGGCTTTTGAAGACTGGGGATTCTTTTGTGTGGACAACCTGCCGCCAAAGCTGGTGCCCACCTTTGCTGAGCTGTGTAGTCGGTCCGACAACAACATCGAAAACGTGGCCGTAGGCGTAGACAGCCGGGGCGGAGTTTTTTTTGACGACTTTGAGCAGGTTTTGTTGGAGATGCGGGAGCGGAAGTTCAAGTTTGACCTTTTGTTTCTGGAAGCCCATGACAATGTCCTGGTCACCAGGTACAAGGAATCCCGCAGAAAGCATCCCCTGGCCACCGAGTCCAGGATCTCCGTTGCCATGGAATTGGAACGGGAGAAGCTGGAGAAGATCCGGGCCATGGCAGACCATATCATCGATACGTCCAGCCTTGCGGTAAAAGAGTTAAAGGAAGAATTGGAAAAAATATATTTGCAGGACATGCCCACCAGCGGTATGCTGATCAACGTTGTCTCTTTCGGGTACAAATACGGCATACCCATGGATGCAGATCTTTTGTTCGATGTGCGTTTTTTGCCAAACCCCTTTTATGACGAACACCTGAGAGCCTTGACGGGAAACGACAAACCGGTCCAGGACTTTGTCCTTCATTTTGAACAAACCCAAGCATTTGTGGAAAAATTGATGGACTTGTTGGAATATACCATTCCTTACTACGAGGAGGAAGGCAAAGCCCAGCTGGTGGTTGCCATCGGCTGTACAGGAGGACAGCATCGCTCCGTCACCCTGGTCAATCACATCCAGGAACTCCTCCAAAAAAACGGACACTGGGTCGTCATCGATCATCGGGACATTCGAAAGCATTTGTCTGAGGGAGAAAAGTAA
- a CDS encoding gluconeogenesis factor YvcK family protein gives MVGKKRTLKKHDKRVVVVGGGTGSSVILRGLKLFTENITAIVTVADDGGGSGVLREDLGMLPPGDIRSCILALADDEGIMQQLLNYRFEEGMLKGQSFGNLFLAAMNGISGNFMEAVKNASDVMAIKGTVLPISLDQITLRATFQNGETVNGESIIPARAIERKTKIKEVSIDPADAKPLPEAIDAIMDAQAIIIGPGSLYTSIIPNLLVEGMKEALLKTKAKRFYISNIMTQPGETEGYDVWDHVQAIAAHMKCDSQEIFDYIVINRGKELGESLEKYQQGGAARVRFLEERFAGMSYELIKDDFSEIKSQYIRHNAYKVAEAILEKV, from the coding sequence ATGGTGGGAAAGAAGAGGACCTTGAAAAAGCACGACAAGCGTGTCGTTGTTGTGGGAGGTGGAACGGGAAGTTCCGTCATCTTAAGAGGATTGAAACTTTTCACGGAGAATATCACAGCCATTGTTACCGTTGCCGATGACGGCGGAGGATCCGGAGTTCTGCGGGAAGACCTGGGCATGCTTCCTCCAGGGGACATTCGAAGCTGCATTCTGGCGCTAGCCGATGATGAAGGGATCATGCAGCAGCTGCTCAATTACCGATTTGAAGAAGGCATGCTCAAAGGGCAGAGTTTCGGAAATTTGTTTCTGGCGGCCATGAACGGCATCAGCGGCAATTTTATGGAAGCGGTCAAAAATGCCAGCGATGTCATGGCCATCAAAGGGACGGTTCTTCCGATTTCGCTGGATCAGATCACCTTGCGGGCCACCTTCCAAAACGGAGAAACGGTAAATGGGGAATCCATCATTCCCGCCCGTGCCATTGAAAGAAAGACGAAAATAAAGGAAGTATCCATCGATCCGGCAGATGCCAAACCACTACCGGAGGCCATCGACGCCATTATGGACGCCCAGGCGATCATCATCGGACCTGGAAGCCTGTATACGAGCATCATTCCCAATCTTTTGGTAGAGGGGATGAAAGAGGCCCTGTTGAAAACGAAAGCGAAACGGTTCTACATATCCAATATTATGACCCAGCCCGGGGAAACGGAAGGATATGACGTGTGGGACCATGTCCAGGCCATCGCCGCCCATATGAAATGCGACAGCCAGGAGATTTTTGACTACATCGTCATCAACCGGGGAAAAGAACTGGGCGAATCTTTGGAAAAATATCAACAGGGCGGAGCCGCCCGTGTCCGATTTCTGGAGGAGAGATTCGCGGGCATGTCTTATGAACTGATCAAGGACGACTTCTCAGAAATCAAAAGTCAATATATACGACACAATGCCTACAAGGTGGCGGAAGCGATCTTGGAAAAAGTGTAA
- a CDS encoding DNA polymerase III subunit alpha, with protein MGSFTHLHLHTEFSLLDGFCKMDDLVTQAKELGMSSLAITDHGVMFGVVDFYKACKREGIKPIIGCEVYVAPRSMDSKESKLDSNPYHLVLLAKDRTGYENLMKIVSAGFVDGFYYKPRVDVDYLRDHAEGLVCLSACLAGEIPRAISGQDMEKAVETARTYQEIFGDDFYLELQDHRMPEQKPVNEGLVDISRRLNIPMVATNDVHYVHKENAKSHDILLCIQTATNVDDENRMRFPNDEFYLKSRSDMEALFSDLPEVLDNTQIIADKCNLEFSFDQIHLPRYPLPEGTKPKEYLRELCFQGLHKKYAKEDEQLTSRLEYELQVIDEMGYNDYFLIVWDFIKYAKDNGIMVGPGRGSAAGSIVSYVLDITTIDPIEYNLIFERFLNPDRISMPDIDIDFCYERRQEVIDYVVEKYGHDHVAQIITFGTMAARAAIRDVGRSMNIPYNKVDKVAKLIPMEIGMTIEKALRVNPKLVELCKEDPQTQELIDMSRSVEGLSRHASTHAAGVVISNKPVVEHVPLYRNNDSITTQFTMTLLEELGLLKMDFLGLRTLTVIRDAVLNVEKSKGITLDMDQLPFDDKDVYDLISSGDTLGIFQLESAGMQRFMSNLRPDSFEDIIAGISLYRPGPMEQIPMYIRNKKNPKEITYIHEILRPILDVTYGSMVYQEQVMQIVRDVAGYSMGRSDLVRRVMSKKKMDVMEAERKVFIYGETDQEGKVLVDGALRRGVSVEQANKIYDQMIDFAKYAFNKSHAAAYAVIAYQTAWLKKHYPVEFMAALLTSVRGNETKVAQYIADGKKMGIQVMPPDVNESHEDFTVVADKIRFGLTAVKNVGENAVKSIIRNRKEGPYTTFGDFCSRSDMKVLNKRAIESLIKCGAFDSFGVYRSQLMHTYEKIIDNIQTDRKYKIDGQISLFANDSAWSGPKEVYPDIPEYEEGYRLLLEKEMLGLYITGHPLESYRELLEKSSTVNGGIIDHYEEMADAGLRDGQMVTIGGIVGAKKNLLTKKNQTMCFLTMEDLYGAIEVVVFPTVYARYEHLLDLDNKLLIKGRLNMSEDQASSILCEEIVELERMKRKDRFQGVQISVENMGDQKIQQMKEVLQKYRGDKPIVLYSREEDRKYKASKSLWVQESSEAIEALCQIMGKGNVEIIQ; from the coding sequence ATGGGTTCTTTTACACACCTGCACTTGCATACGGAGTTCAGCCTGCTGGACGGATTCTGCAAAATGGACGATCTGGTCACCCAGGCTAAAGAACTGGGGATGAGCAGCCTTGCCATAACGGACCATGGCGTCATGTTTGGCGTGGTGGATTTTTACAAGGCCTGCAAAAGAGAAGGGATCAAACCCATCATCGGCTGTGAAGTATACGTTGCACCCCGCAGCATGGACAGCAAGGAATCCAAACTGGACTCCAATCCATACCATCTGGTCTTGCTGGCAAAAGATCGGACCGGATATGAAAATCTCATGAAGATCGTTTCTGCCGGTTTTGTAGACGGATTCTATTACAAGCCCCGGGTGGATGTGGACTATCTTCGTGACCATGCAGAAGGACTGGTCTGTTTGAGTGCCTGCCTGGCAGGGGAGATCCCCAGGGCCATATCCGGACAAGACATGGAGAAAGCCGTGGAAACAGCCAGGACCTATCAGGAGATTTTTGGGGATGACTTTTATCTGGAGCTGCAGGACCATCGCATGCCGGAACAAAAACCGGTCAATGAAGGACTGGTGGACATATCCCGCCGACTGAATATACCAATGGTGGCCACCAACGATGTGCATTATGTACATAAGGAAAATGCCAAGAGCCATGATATACTTTTATGTATCCAGACCGCCACCAACGTGGACGACGAAAACCGGATGCGCTTTCCCAACGATGAATTCTATTTGAAAAGCCGTTCCGACATGGAGGCATTGTTTTCTGATCTGCCGGAAGTACTGGATAACACCCAGATCATAGCGGACAAGTGCAACCTGGAATTTTCTTTCGACCAGATCCATCTGCCCCGATACCCTTTGCCGGAGGGAACGAAGCCCAAGGAATACTTGAGGGAGCTTTGTTTTCAGGGTTTGCATAAAAAGTATGCAAAGGAAGATGAACAACTGACCAGCCGCTTGGAATACGAACTGCAGGTCATCGACGAGATGGGTTACAACGATTATTTCCTGATCGTATGGGATTTCATCAAATACGCCAAAGACAATGGGATCATGGTGGGTCCGGGACGAGGCAGTGCCGCTGGAAGTATAGTATCTTATGTGCTGGACATCACTACCATCGACCCCATCGAATACAATTTGATTTTCGAACGTTTTTTGAATCCGGATCGAATTTCCATGCCGGATATCGACATTGATTTCTGCTACGAACGAAGACAGGAAGTCATCGATTATGTGGTGGAAAAATACGGACACGATCATGTGGCCCAGATCATCACCTTCGGTACCATGGCTGCCAGAGCGGCCATTCGGGATGTGGGACGATCCATGAACATTCCTTACAACAAAGTGGACAAGGTGGCCAAACTGATCCCCATGGAGATCGGGATGACCATTGAAAAGGCATTGAGGGTCAATCCCAAGCTGGTGGAATTGTGCAAGGAAGATCCACAAACGCAAGAACTTATCGACATGTCCCGGTCCGTAGAGGGACTTTCCAGACATGCCTCCACCCATGCGGCGGGAGTGGTGATCTCCAACAAGCCGGTGGTGGAACACGTGCCCTTATATCGGAACAACGATTCCATCACCACCCAGTTCACCATGACTTTGCTGGAAGAGCTGGGATTGTTGAAAATGGATTTTCTGGGTCTTCGGACGTTGACAGTGATCCGGGATGCGGTCCTCAATGTGGAAAAAAGCAAGGGGATCACTCTGGATATGGATCAACTTCCCTTTGACGACAAGGACGTATATGATCTGATTTCCAGTGGGGACACCCTGGGGATCTTTCAACTGGAAAGCGCCGGGATGCAGCGTTTCATGTCCAACCTTCGTCCCGACTCTTTCGAAGACATCATTGCCGGGATCAGCCTCTACCGTCCAGGTCCCATGGAGCAGATCCCCATGTACATACGAAATAAAAAAAATCCAAAAGAGATCACCTATATCCATGAGATCCTGCGGCCCATTCTTGATGTGACCTACGGCAGCATGGTCTATCAGGAACAGGTCATGCAGATCGTCCGGGATGTGGCCGGCTATTCCATGGGACGTAGCGACCTGGTGCGCCGGGTCATGTCCAAGAAAAAAATGGATGTCATGGAAGCGGAAAGAAAGGTCTTCATTTACGGAGAAACCGACCAGGAAGGCAAGGTCCTGGTGGACGGAGCCCTGCGACGGGGGGTCTCCGTGGAGCAGGCCAACAAGATCTACGACCAGATGATCGATTTCGCCAAATATGCCTTCAACAAATCCCATGCCGCCGCGTATGCGGTCATCGCCTATCAGACGGCATGGTTGAAAAAGCACTATCCTGTAGAATTCATGGCCGCCTTGCTCACCAGTGTTCGGGGCAATGAAACGAAAGTGGCCCAATATATCGCCGACGGGAAAAAAATGGGCATTCAAGTCATGCCGCCGGATGTGAATGAAAGCCATGAAGATTTCACTGTCGTGGCCGACAAGATCCGGTTTGGATTGACAGCCGTCAAAAATGTCGGCGAAAACGCGGTAAAGAGCATCATTCGAAACCGCAAGGAAGGCCCGTACACCACTTTTGGGGATTTCTGTTCCCGATCCGACATGAAGGTGCTCAACAAGCGGGCCATCGAAAGCCTGATCAAATGCGGAGCCTTTGACTCCTTCGGCGTCTATCGTTCCCAATTGATGCATACCTATGAGAAGATCATCGACAACATCCAAACAGATCGAAAATACAAGATCGACGGGCAGATCTCCTTGTTTGCCAACGATTCGGCCTGGAGCGGACCGAAAGAAGTCTATCCTGACATTCCGGAATACGAAGAAGGTTATCGCCTCTTGCTGGAAAAGGAGATGCTGGGACTCTACATCACCGGCCACCCCCTGGAATCCTACCGAGAACTGCTGGAAAAATCCAGTACCGTAAATGGCGGGATCATCGATCACTATGAAGAAATGGCGGATGCAGGTTTGAGGGACGGCCAAATGGTCACCATTGGCGGCATTGTTGGTGCCAAGAAAAATTTGTTGACGAAAAAGAACCAGACCATGTGTTTTTTGACCATGGAGGATCTGTATGGAGCCATCGAGGTGGTGGTTTTTCCCACCGTTTACGCCAGATATGAACATTTGCTGGACCTGGACAACAAGCTTCTGATCAAGGGAAGGCTGAACATGAGCGAGGATCAGGCCTCTTCCATTCTTTGCGAGGAAATCGTGGAGCTGGAAAGGATGAAGCGAAAAGATCGCTTCCAGGGAGTGCAGATCTCCGTGGAAAACATGGGAGATCAAAAGATCCAGCAGATGAAGGAAGTGTTGCAAAAATACCGGGGGGACAAGCCCATCGTTTTGTACTCCCGGGAAGAGGACCGCAAATACAAGGCGAGCAAGTCTCTTTGGGTCCAGGAATCCAGTGAAGCAATCGAAGCCCTTTGCCAGATCATGGGCAAAGGAAACGTGGAGATCATTCAATAG
- the whiA gene encoding DNA-binding protein WhiA, which translates to MSFSSKTKSDLSRLETNNREILSAELSALIHMGGSLKYEGVGEMTFQIKTENAAIARHAFKSFKAVYRVEVEVVTSKNKQFKNRNVYTVRVVSPQEAMNILQDLGIVGRKDGYLTLLEEIPQRFQENRETRKAYLRGAFLGAGSISDPEKTYHLEFVTSNEEYAVNLMKVINSFDLTSKIIERKGNFVVYLKDSEQIITLLSIIGAHSALLDIENIRIVKDMRNNVNRIVNCETANLTKTVEAAWKQVDCIERIRKTIGLDKLPPNLREIAELRMNNQEASLKELGEMMDPPMGKSGINHRLKKIVEIAEQL; encoded by the coding sequence ATGAGTTTTTCATCAAAAACCAAAAGCGATCTGAGCCGTTTGGAGACCAACAACCGGGAGATCCTCTCCGCAGAATTGTCTGCCCTGATCCATATGGGCGGCAGCCTGAAATACGAAGGGGTAGGCGAAATGACATTTCAGATCAAGACGGAAAATGCCGCCATCGCCAGACATGCTTTCAAGTCATTCAAGGCGGTCTATCGAGTAGAGGTGGAAGTGGTCACCAGTAAAAACAAACAGTTCAAGAACCGGAATGTATATACGGTACGGGTGGTTTCCCCCCAGGAAGCCATGAACATCCTTCAGGATCTGGGGATCGTCGGCCGCAAGGACGGCTATTTGACCCTGCTGGAAGAAATACCACAGCGTTTTCAGGAAAACCGGGAAACCAGAAAAGCCTATTTGCGAGGAGCCTTTCTTGGCGCCGGTTCCATTTCAGATCCGGAAAAAACCTACCACCTGGAGTTTGTCACATCCAATGAAGAGTATGCCGTGAATTTGATGAAAGTCATCAATTCTTTTGATCTCACATCCAAGATCATCGAACGCAAAGGCAACTTTGTGGTGTATCTCAAGGATTCGGAACAGATCATCACCCTGCTAAGCATCATTGGCGCCCACAGCGCCCTGCTGGATATCGAAAACATACGGATCGTAAAGGATATGCGAAACAATGTCAACCGGATCGTCAATTGCGAAACCGCCAATCTGACCAAGACGGTAGAGGCGGCCTGGAAACAGGTGGATTGCATCGAACGGATCCGAAAGACCATCGGGCTGGACAAGCTTCCTCCCAACCTGCGGGAGATCGCAGAGCTTCGCATGAACAACCAGGAAGCATCTTTAAAAGAGCTTGGAGAAATGATGGATCCGCCCATGGGAAAATCGGGGATCAATCATCGCCTCAAAAAGATCGTGGAGATCGCAGAACAGCTCTAA
- a CDS encoding ComF family protein → MIEWWMDTLFMENGKCPVCKRVLFFTKKHLCKTCMEKLEERREIHCVHCGRQKSSDRLTICMDCLSRPPVYGKGYCGFAYREEIKGLVYAMKFKNRPGLCRFFGSWMASRLEARCNREIFDHIDVIVPVPLHEETLAKRGYNQSEELALGLLEGWSGWKEEKPPIYSHGLEKRGDGRHQRELDKAERQKNAEKIFHVKDPGMIQGRHVLLVDDVLTTGATANACAAALLRSGAKSVDVVVFAGVES, encoded by the coding sequence TTGATTGAATGGTGGATGGACACCTTGTTTATGGAAAATGGAAAGTGCCCTGTGTGCAAAAGGGTGCTTTTTTTCACGAAAAAACATCTCTGCAAGACCTGTATGGAGAAGCTGGAGGAGAGGCGGGAGATCCATTGCGTCCATTGCGGCCGCCAGAAAAGTTCCGACCGGTTGACGATCTGCATGGACTGTCTGTCCCGACCTCCCGTATATGGGAAGGGATACTGCGGCTTTGCCTACAGGGAGGAGATCAAAGGTCTGGTGTATGCCATGAAATTCAAGAACCGACCAGGCCTGTGCCGATTTTTCGGCAGTTGGATGGCAAGTCGGCTGGAGGCACGCTGCAACAGGGAGATCTTTGACCACATCGACGTCATCGTACCAGTTCCCCTCCACGAAGAAACACTGGCCAAACGGGGATACAACCAAAGCGAGGAACTCGCCCTGGGTCTCCTTGAGGGATGGTCAGGTTGGAAAGAAGAAAAGCCCCCAATCTATTCTCATGGGTTGGAGAAAAGAGGGGATGGAAGACACCAACGGGAGCTGGACAAGGCGGAGCGACAAAAGAATGCAGAGAAAATTTTCCATGTAAAAGACCCTGGAATGATCCAGGGTCGTCATGTTCTTTTGGTGGATGATGTTCTCACCACCGGCGCCACGGCCAATGCCTGTGCAGCGGCTTTATTGAGATCTGGTGCTAAAAGCGTGGATGTGGTGGTGTTTGCCGGTGTGGAATCGTGA
- the recD2 gene encoding SF1B family DNA helicase RecD2, with product MKGVWSEHPNFGLQMKAHSFQLEVPESAEGMEKYLASGLITGIGEKKARLLVERFGDDVLDIIRYSPNRLTEVEGIGTKTAQRISESFNEHREVMDIVMFLGEYGISSSLAMRVYKVYRENTISVIRENPYRLIRDVHGIGFKIADEIAMHMGVEEGSPFRIMAGIKHILQQCYNDGNMFMEEEELLRRGREILQIDEDTAAENLEELTLQGEVKLELVDGERVYYTLPLYMAEANVADKIVEISGYRYENQIINVDSIITSYEERNHIELDEVQKEAIRASIEHGVVIITGGPGTGKTTIIKCILEVFEKLDYEIALAAPTGRAAKRMNETTGFDAKTIHRMLEYGYSENEEEQTFDRNEENPVEADLIIVDEASMIDILMMNHLLQAVSLGTRLILVGDINQLPSVGPGNVLKDFMDSGAVPMVKLEKIFRQAQESMIVVNAHRINSGEMPIVNNREKDFYFIQCASAEKIRQTILDISTHRLKNYNNYDFFEDIQIVSPIKKGPAGIYELNRLLQANLNPPKPDKKERSFTNTLFREGDKVMQIRNNYNMEWTDVKTQEEGRGIFNGDIGRIQEIRLMDKVVVVVFDDDKKVHYTFEQMDELMLAYAITVHKSQGSEFPVVVMPVFQGPRMLLNRNLLYTAVTRGREMVILVGHKSYLQAMINNIQTVLRKTGLKQRIMDNVTRRQWLD from the coding sequence GTGAAGGGTGTCTGGAGCGAACACCCCAATTTTGGCCTGCAGATGAAAGCCCACAGCTTCCAACTGGAAGTACCGGAATCCGCAGAGGGAATGGAAAAATACCTGGCCTCCGGGCTGATCACAGGGATCGGGGAAAAGAAGGCCCGATTGCTGGTGGAACGCTTTGGAGATGACGTCCTGGACATCATACGATATAGTCCCAACCGACTGACGGAAGTGGAGGGCATCGGCACGAAGACGGCCCAGCGGATCAGCGAATCCTTCAACGAACACCGGGAAGTCATGGACATCGTCATGTTTCTGGGAGAATACGGCATCTCTTCTTCCTTGGCCATGCGGGTCTACAAGGTATACCGGGAAAATACCATCTCCGTCATTCGGGAGAATCCATATCGCCTCATCCGGGATGTCCACGGCATCGGATTCAAGATCGCCGACGAGATCGCCATGCACATGGGGGTGGAAGAAGGATCCCCCTTTCGTATCATGGCAGGGATCAAGCACATCCTGCAGCAGTGCTACAACGACGGAAACATGTTCATGGAAGAAGAGGAACTTTTAAGGCGAGGCCGGGAGATCCTGCAGATCGACGAAGATACGGCAGCGGAAAATCTGGAAGAGCTGACCCTCCAAGGAGAAGTCAAGCTGGAGCTGGTGGACGGGGAGCGGGTCTATTACACCCTGCCCCTGTACATGGCGGAAGCCAACGTGGCGGACAAGATCGTGGAGATCTCCGGCTATCGGTATGAAAATCAGATCATCAACGTGGATTCCATCATAACGTCTTACGAAGAGAGAAATCACATCGAATTGGATGAAGTCCAAAAAGAAGCCATTCGGGCATCCATCGAACATGGCGTGGTGATCATCACCGGAGGTCCTGGTACCGGAAAGACCACCATCATCAAATGCATCCTGGAAGTGTTTGAAAAGCTGGATTATGAGATCGCTCTGGCGGCCCCAACAGGCCGGGCGGCAAAGCGAATGAATGAAACCACCGGCTTCGACGCAAAGACGATCCACCGGATGCTAGAATATGGATACTCGGAAAATGAAGAGGAACAGACCTTCGACCGCAACGAGGAAAATCCCGTGGAAGCGGACCTGATCATCGTGGACGAGGCATCCATGATCGACATCCTGATGATGAATCACCTGCTCCAGGCGGTTTCCCTGGGGACCCGGCTGATCCTGGTGGGGGACATCAACCAGCTTCCCAGCGTCGGTCCGGGAAACGTCCTGAAGGATTTCATGGACAGCGGCGCCGTTCCCATGGTCAAGCTGGAAAAGATCTTCCGGCAAGCCCAGGAGAGCATGATCGTGGTCAATGCTCACCGCATCAACAGTGGGGAGATGCCCATCGTCAACAACCGGGAAAAGGACTTTTACTTTATCCAGTGCGCATCGGCGGAAAAGATCCGCCAGACCATCCTGGACATTTCCACCCACCGGTTGAAAAACTACAACAACTACGATTTTTTTGAGGACATACAGATCGTTTCTCCCATCAAAAAAGGCCCGGCGGGGATCTATGAGCTGAATCGATTGCTCCAGGCCAACCTAAATCCGCCCAAGCCGGATAAAAAGGAACGATCCTTCACCAACACCCTTTTTCGGGAAGGGGACAAGGTGATGCAGATCCGAAACAACTACAACATGGAGTGGACGGACGTGAAGACCCAGGAAGAAGGCCGGGGGATCTTCAACGGAGACATCGGCCGGATCCAGGAGATCCGGTTGATGGACAAGGTGGTCGTGGTGGTTTTCGATGACGACAAAAAAGTCCATTACACCTTTGAACAAATGGACGAACTGATGCTGGCCTACGCCATCACGGTCCATAAAAGCCAGGGAAGCGAATTTCCTGTGGTGGTGATGCCGGTCTTCCAGGGTCCAAGGATGCTTCTGAACCGGAATCTGCTCTATACGGCGGTGACAAGAGGTAGAGAGATGGTGATCCTGGTTGGCCACAAGTCCTATTTGCAGGCCATGATCAACAACATCCAGACGGTCCTGCGAAAAACCGGACTGAAACAGCGGATCATGGACAACGTGACAAGGAGGCAATGGCTTGATTGA